A part of Populus alba chromosome 8, ASM523922v2, whole genome shotgun sequence genomic DNA contains:
- the LOC118045075 gene encoding DNA-dependent metalloprotease WSS1: MDLNDLNKVWEIKPLKKIGEEDARKVLERVAKQVQPIMKKRKWKVKILSEFCPANPALLGLNIGGGAEVKLRLRRPNNEWDFFPYEQVLDTMLHELCHNEYGPHNSGFYNLLDEIRKESEELMAKGITGTGEGFDLPGRRLGGFSPQPPLSFLRQSAWAAAENRARRDALMPSGPKRVGGDSNIKAALSPIQAAAMAAEKRLQDDLWCGSKSPGSVVTVNGNVERPEGSSTSISSKGIATQISPGTSMSAREPIHDHPTWQCNTCTLLNQSMALVCEACGTQRHKDVAKFKSWSCKFCTLENTVELDRCMACGEWRYSYGPQRPYIGT, translated from the exons ATGGATCTTAATGACCTCAACAAAGTATGGGAAATCAAGCCATTGAAAAAGATTGGAGAAGAAGATGCAAGGAAAGTCCTTGAAAGGGTAGCAAAACAAGTACAACCCATCATGAAAAAACGCAAATGGAAAGTCAAAATCTTGTCTGAATTCTG TCCTGCAAATCCAGCTCTTTTGGGGCTGAATATAGGAGGAGGTGCAGAGGTTAAATTGAGATTGAGGAGACCAAATAATGAGTGGGATTTCTTTCCTTATGAGCAAGTTCTTGATACTATGTTGCACGAGCTTTGCCACAATGAGTATGGACCTCATAATTCTGGTTTTTACAACCTtcttgatgaaattagaaag GAAAGCGAGGAACTGATGGCTAAAGGAATTACTGGAACTGGGGAAGGATTTGATCTACCTGGGAGACGGTTGGGTGGGTTCTCCCCTCAACCCCCTCTGTCATTTTTGCGCCAGTCTGCTTGGGCTGCTGCAGAGAACAGAGCACGTCGCGATGCTCTCATGCCATCAGGTCCTAAACGTGTAGGTGGTGACAGCAATATTAAGGCTGCGCTCAGCCCAATACAAGCTGCTGCCATGGCTGCAGAAAAGAGATTACAAGATGACTTGTGGTGTGGTTCCAAATCTCCGGGCAGTGTCGTTACTGTCAATGGAAATGTTGAACGTCCTGAAGGGTCGAGCACTTCCATAAGTTCCAAGGGCATAGCCACCCAAATTTCGCCTGGGACATCCATGAGTGCTCGGGAACCAATACATGATCATCCAACATGGCAGTGTAATACCTGTACTCTATTGAATCAG TCAATGGCGCTGGTATGTGAAGCCTGTGGGACCCAAAGACATAAAGATGTTGCCAAGTTCAAGTCGTGGTCTTGCAAGTTCTGTACCTTAGAGAACACTGTGGAATTGGACAGGTGCATGGCTTGTGGAGAATGGAGATATTCATATGGCCCGCAGCGACCCTATATAGGCACTTGA
- the LOC118045144 gene encoding (R)-mandelonitrile lyase-like, which translates to MKKPFCFFLIHIVFLVLFCSLFSHARPTPQTDPNYLKFVLNATEFPSEDSYDYIVVGGGTTGCPLAATLSQSYRVLLLERGGVPFGKHNLMSQDGFLSTLNDVDTFDSPAQAFTSEDGVPNARGRVLGGSSAINAGFYSRADPDFFQQSGVEWDLNFVNQAYEWVEKAIVFRPELRNWQSAVRDGLLEAGVEPYAGFSLEHAVGTKIGGSTFDGSGRRHGAADLLDYANAANIQVAVHASVERILLASTSQHSRSQLSAIGVVYRDKKGRYHHAMVREKGEVMLSAGAIGSPQLLLISGIGPRSYLSSLGIPVAYHLPYVGQYLYDNPRNGISIVPPMPLENSLIQVVGITEVGAYLEAASTVIPFVSPSHAVFFRTPSISPLYLTVATLMEKIVGPLSTGSLRLASTDVRENPIVRFNYFSNPVDVERCVNGTRKIGDVLGSRSMEDFMFRGWFGARNFRYVGPALPVDLSDFTQMAEFCRRTVSTIWHYHGGCVVGKVVDRDYHLIGVGALRVVDGSTLTVSPGTNPQATLMMLGRYLGLKIIRERMKFN; encoded by the exons atgaaGAAACCCTTTTGCTTTTTCTTGATACACATTGTGTTCTTGGTGCTGTTTTGTTCACTTTTTTCACACGCAAGACCAACCCCTCAAACAG ACCCAAATTATCTCAAGTTTGTGTTAAATGCCACTGAATTTCCATCAGAGGACTCCTATGATTACATTGTTGTCGGAGGAGGCACCACTGGCTGCCCATTGGCAGCGACATTGTCGCAGTCATATAGAGTTCTTTTACTTGAACGTGGCGGTGTTCCTTTTGGAAAACACAATTTGATGAGTCAAGATGGCTTCCTGTCAACCCTAAATGATGTGGATACCTTCGATTCCCCTGCCCAAGCCTTCACGTCGGAGGATGGTGTCCCTAATGCAAGAGGTCGGGTTCTTGGTGGCAGCAGTGCCATCAATGCTGGATTTTATAGCCGAGCTGACCCGGATTTCTTTCAGCAATCAGGTGTGGAATGGGACCTCAACTTTGTGAATCAGGCCTATGAATGGGTTGAGAAGGCAATTGTGTTTAGACCAGAGCTTAGAAACTGGCAATCTGCTGTTAGAGATGGACTTCTGGAGGCTGGGGTTGAACCATATGCTGGTTTCAGTTTGGAGCATGCGGTTGGCACAAAGATTGGAGGCTCTACCTTTGATGGTTCAGGGAGGAGACACGGTGCTGCTGATCTTCTTGACTATGCAAATGCAGCCAATATTCAAGTTGCAGTTCATGCAAGTGTGGAAAGAATCCTATTAGCATCCACTTCTCAGCATTCAAGGTCTCAGCTGTCGGCTATTGGAGTAGTTTACCGTGATAAGAAAGGAAGGTATCACCATGCAATGGTGCGTGAAAAAGGTGAAGTGATGCTATCTGCAGGTGCCATTGGGAGTCCACAGCTACTCTTAATAAGTGGCATTGGTCCAAGGTCCTACCTTTCATCTTTGGGGATTCCAGTGGCCTACCATCTTCCATATGTGGGGCAATACCTCTATGATAATCCTCGCAATGGGATCTCCATCGTGCCTCCAATGCCACTGGAGAATTCACTGATTCAGGTGGTTGGTATTACTGAGGTGGGAGCCTATCTTGAAGCAGCTTCGACAGTTATCCCTTTTGTATCCCCTTCACATGCAGTTTTCTTTAGGACACCTTCCATCTCACCTTTATATCTGACAGTGGCCACGCTTATGGAGAAAATAGTTGGACCACTTTCAACGGGGTCCCTAAGGCTGGCTTCCACGGATGTTAGAGAGAATCCAATTGTGCGCTTCAATTACTTCTCCAATCCTGTGGATGTAGAAAGGTGTGTGAATGGAACACGCAAGATTGGGGATGTGCTTGGGAGTAGGTCCATGGAGGACTTCATGTTCCGGGGATGGTTTGGAGCTCGAAATTTCCGGTATGTGGGGCCTGCATTGCCTGTAGACCTTTCTGATTTTACTCAGATGGCTGAATTTTGTCGCCGGACTGTTAGCACCATATGGCATTACCATGGTGGCTGTGTTGTGGGAAAGGTGGTGGATCGTGATTACCACCTGATCGGTGTTGGTGCACTTCGAGTTGTTGATGGCTCAACATTGACTGTGTCACCAGGGACCAATCCTCAGGCCACTTTGATGATGCTTGGGAG ATATCTTGGGCTAAAGATAATTAGAGAGCGgatgaaatttaattga